In a single window of the Labeo rohita strain BAU-BD-2019 unplaced genomic scaffold, IGBB_LRoh.1.0 scaffold_1245, whole genome shotgun sequence genome:
- the LOC127157900 gene encoding uncharacterized protein LOC127157900 → MRRQKRGVLSPRDLQIPAVSIFNDHNFSVETVITDSIVGTYDQTADQLRNSPQTTDELQRIKDQHKTSMKNKYDTLFEGTKPQENKTLLNRIYTQLYIIEGESEGVNEEHEVLQMEKTAGTKHSQDTIDCNDIFKASPEPGCEEKDQIKTVLTKGIAGIGKTVSVQKFNSGLGRGKSQSGCRFHVCAFILRAELDPRSSVQSSQTSAGLSS, encoded by the exons ATGAGAAGACAGAAGAGGGGTGTTCTCAGTCCCAGAGATCTCCAGATCCCAGCTGTGTCTATATTTAACGATCATAATTTCAGTGTTGAAACAGTAATCACTGATTCTAT TGTTGGAACATATGATCAGACCGCAGACCAGCTGAGGAATTCTCCTCAAACAACTGATGAACTACAAAGAATCAAAGACCAACACAAAACCAGCATGAAGAACAAGTATGATACATTATTTGAGGGAACCAAACCCCAAGAGAATAAAACTCTCCTGAACAGGATCTACACACAGCTCTACATCATAGAGGGAGAAagtgaaggagtgaatgaagaaCATGAAGTTTTACAGATGGAGAAAACAGCCGGAACAAAACACTCACAAGACACAATTgactgcaatgacatctttaaagCTTCACCTGAACCAGGATGTGAGGAGAAAGACCAAATCAAGACTGTTCTTACTAAAGGCATCGCTGGAATCGGAAAAactgtctctgtgcagaagttcaatTCTGGACTGGGCCGAGGGAAAAGCCAATCAGGAtgtagatttcatgtttgtgctttCATTTTGAGAGCTGAACTTGATCCGAGATCATCAGTACAGTCTTCACAGACTTCTGCTGGACTTTCATCCTGA
- the LOC127157899 gene encoding NLR family CARD domain-containing protein 3-like, with the protein MSLRRRNISGRESVTSIKPAESSHTTRSLHIMCHISVFCWISSTVLQKLLKEDLSAEIPQTLTEMYIHFLLIQINMRNQKYEERDPEKLLQSNREVIVKLAEVAFKQLMKGSVMFYEEDLIESGIDVTDASVYSGICTEIFKEESVIHQRKVYSFIHLSVQEFLSAFYVFYYYVMIHIDKLQFFDVVHNLHREIINKALKSENGHLDLFLRFLLGVSLESNQRLLQDLLTHTENSSESIRRTTQYIKDKIKDGHELSTERSINLFLCLLEVKDQTLSREIQESVKSDKHSDKKLSPSQCSSIAYMLQMSEEVLDELDLMKYNTSDEERRRLIPAVINCRKALLAGCNLTAQDCETVSSALQSSNSVLRELDLSNSDLQDSGLKLLSDGLKSPNCQLEILRLSGCMVTGEGCGYLSSALSSNPSHLRELDLSYNHPGQSGVQLLKHKLDDPNYKLKILKYVQLI; encoded by the exons ATGAGTCTCAGAAGaaggaatatttcaggaagagaatcagtgaccagcatcaagccagcagaatcatctcacacaacaagaagcctccacatcatgtgccacatctctgtcttctgctggatctcatccACTGTGCTTCAGAAGCTCCTGAAAGAAGATCTGAGTGCAGAAATCCctcaaactctgactgaaatgtacatccacttcctgctgattcagatcaacatgaggaatcagaagtatgaagagagagatccagagaaactcctgcagtccaacagagaagtgattgtgaaacttgctgaagtggctttcaaacagctgatgaagggcaGTGTGATGTTCTATGAGGAGGACCTGATTGAGAGCGGCATAGACGTCACTGATgcctcagtgtattctgggatttgcactgagatcttTAAGGAGGAATCTGTGATTCATCAGAGGAAAGTCTACAGCTTCATTCATCTGAGTGTTCAGGAGTTTCTCTCTGCTTTctatgtgttttattattatgtaatgatACATATTgacaaattacagttttttgaTGTAGTGCATAATCTGCATAGAGAAATAATCAATAAAGCCCTTAAGAGTGAGAATGGACATCTGGATCTGTTCCTGCGGTTCCTGCTGGGCGTctcactggagtccaatcagagactcttacaggatctactgacacacacagagaacagcTCAGAGAGCATCAGGAGAACCACACAGTACATTAAAGACAAGATCAAAGATGGACATGAACTCTCCACTGAaagatccatcaatctgttcctCTGTCTGCTGGAAGTGAAAGATCAGACTCTGTCCAGAGAGATTCAGGAGTCTGTGAAATCAGACAAACACTCAGATAAAAAACTCTCTCCGTCTCAGTGCTCATCAATTGCCTACATGCTTCAGATGTCAGAGGAGGTGCTGGATGAGCTGGACCTCATGAAATACAACACATCAGATGAGGAGAGAAGAAGACTGATACCAGCTGTGATCAATTGCAGAAAAGCTCT TCTTGCTGGttgtaatctcactgctcaggATTGTGAAACTGTATCATCAGCTCTTCAGTCCTCAAACTCTGttctgagagagctggatctgagtaacaGTGACTTGCAGGATTCAGGACTGAAGCTGCTCTCAGATGGACTAAAGAGTCCAAATTGTcagctggagatactgag attgtctggctgtatggtgacaggggaaggctgtggttatttgtcttcagctctgagttcaaacccctcacacctgagagagctggatctgagctacaatcacccaggacaaTCAGGAGTCCAGCTGCTCAAACACAAACTGGACGATCCGAACTATAAACTGAAGATACTCAAGTATGTACAGCTGATATGA